A DNA window from bacterium contains the following coding sequences:
- the recJ gene encoding single-stranded-DNA-specific exonuclease RecJ — protein sequence MLPVQWEFSGSPNGDEARHLAEASNLPLPIARLLLSRHVDTPERVRQFFEPRLGELADPFMLTGMDQAVERLVRAMRERERVMVYGDYDVDGITSTSLLYLVLNRLGAEVIYYLPNRLIEGYGLSPDGIDYAVDNGVGVILTVDCGITAVEEVEYARSKGIEVIVADHHQPGPQLPAAAAIINPKLLAPGTPIDDLCGVGVSFKLAQALYRALSQDESELEEHLDLVALGTAADIVPLTGENRIITKYGLRQIERSSKPGLKSLCFVASLMGRPITTGQIVFVLAPRINAVGRLGDAKQAVRLLTTRDESVATDIAHHLERENQKRKKLDEETLTQALRQVKQHFDPDRDRAIVLASPGWHQGVIGIVASRLVERFHVPTVMIAIDGDEGKGSARSIAAFDLYDAFRECSDLVLRFGGHKYAAGMSIATDKIPAFIERFKRVAIDRLTSDDMVPKLSIDSRLDPDALTEGFMDILEGFAPFGPQNTRPVFVTDNIQLAGNPFIVGNNHLKFRIRRNGQVFDCIGFNMGDRLGSLASHTGTIDLVYVPERTEWDNNKRLQLRVKDFRLS from the coding sequence TTGCTACCAGTTCAGTGGGAGTTTTCCGGCTCGCCGAACGGGGATGAAGCGCGCCATCTGGCCGAGGCCAGCAATCTTCCCCTGCCAATCGCCCGTCTGCTGTTGTCTCGTCATGTCGACACCCCCGAGCGGGTGCGGCAGTTTTTCGAACCGCGCCTGGGGGAACTGGCCGATCCCTTCATGCTGACCGGGATGGACCAGGCCGTCGAACGCCTCGTCCGCGCCATGCGCGAACGCGAACGCGTCATGGTCTACGGCGACTACGATGTCGACGGGATCACCTCGACCTCGCTGCTTTATCTCGTGCTCAACCGTCTCGGCGCCGAAGTCATCTACTACCTGCCGAACCGCTTGATCGAGGGGTATGGACTCTCGCCGGACGGGATCGACTACGCCGTCGACAACGGCGTGGGCGTGATCCTGACCGTCGACTGCGGCATCACCGCGGTCGAGGAGGTCGAATACGCCCGCTCCAAGGGAATCGAGGTCATCGTCGCCGATCACCATCAGCCCGGTCCGCAACTGCCCGCGGCGGCGGCGATCATCAATCCCAAACTCCTCGCGCCCGGCACCCCCATCGATGATCTCTGCGGTGTCGGTGTCTCGTTCAAGCTCGCGCAGGCGCTCTACCGCGCCCTGTCGCAGGATGAAAGCGAACTGGAGGAGCACCTCGATCTGGTCGCGCTCGGCACCGCCGCCGACATTGTCCCGCTGACCGGCGAAAACCGCATCATCACCAAGTATGGCCTGCGCCAGATCGAACGCTCCAGCAAGCCGGGGCTCAAATCGCTTTGCTTTGTCGCCAGTCTCATGGGACGGCCGATCACCACCGGACAGATTGTCTTTGTGCTGGCGCCGCGCATCAACGCGGTGGGACGGCTCGGTGACGCCAAGCAGGCGGTGCGCCTGCTGACCACCCGCGACGAGAGCGTCGCCACCGACATCGCCCACCACCTCGAACGGGAAAACCAGAAGCGCAAGAAACTCGACGAGGAGACCCTCACCCAGGCGCTGCGGCAGGTCAAGCAGCACTTCGATCCCGACCGCGACCGCGCCATCGTGCTCGCCTCGCCCGGCTGGCATCAGGGTGTGATCGGGATTGTCGCCTCACGGCTGGTCGAGCGTTTCCATGTGCCCACGGTGATGATCGCCATTGACGGCGACGAGGGCAAAGGGTCGGCGCGCTCGATTGCCGCCTTCGACCTCTATGACGCCTTCCGCGAGTGCAGCGATCTGGTGCTGCGCTTTGGCGGGCACAAGTACGCCGCCGGCATGTCGATCGCCACGGACAAGATTCCGGCCTTCATCGAGCGCTTCAAACGCGTCGCCATCGACCGGCTCACCAGCGACGACATGGTGCCGAAGTTGTCCATCGACTCGCGGCTCGATCCCGATGCGCTCACCGAGGGGTTCATGGACATCCTCGAGGGGTTCGCCCCGTTCGGGCCGCAGAACACGCGCCCCGTCTTCGTGACAGACAACATCCAACTGGCGGGCAACCCGTTCATCGTCGGCAACAACCACCTGAAGTTCCGTATCCGGCGCAACGGTCAGGTCTTCGACTGCATCGGGTTCAACATGGGCGACCGTCTCGGCTCGCTCGCATCGCACACCGGCACCATCGACCTGGTCTATGTCCCCGAACGCACCGAGTGGGACAACAACAAGCGCCTGCAGTTGCGTGTGAAGGATTTCCGGCTGTCGTGA
- a CDS encoding VOC family protein, translating to MSENAPRVTGLGGVFFKAKDPARMMEWYRKHLGFPAAGSDPWQGDSYIAFRWRDEKSDTPGTTVWSVMNQDTDYFKPSESPMMLNYRVRDLHAVLAALRAEGVWVADKVDESELGKFGWIMDPEGNKIELWEPPAGA from the coding sequence ATGTCCGAAAACGCCCCCCGCGTCACCGGCCTCGGCGGCGTCTTCTTCAAGGCCAAAGACCCCGCCAGGATGATGGAATGGTACCGCAAACACCTGGGCTTCCCCGCGGCCGGCAGCGATCCCTGGCAGGGGGACAGCTACATCGCCTTCCGCTGGCGCGATGAGAAGTCCGACACCCCCGGCACCACGGTCTGGTCGGTGATGAACCAGGACACCGACTACTTCAAGCCCAGCGAATCGCCGATGATGCTCAACTATCGCGTGCGTGATCTCCACGCGGTCCTGGCGGCCCTGCGCGCCGAAGGCGTTTGGGTGGCCGACAAGGTTGACGAGTCGGAGCTCGGCAAGTTCGGCTGGATCATGGACCCCGAGGGCAATAAGATCGAACTCTGGGAGCCGCCCGCGGGGGCGTGA